One Mercurialis annua linkage group LG3, ddMerAnnu1.2, whole genome shotgun sequence DNA window includes the following coding sequences:
- the LOC126675131 gene encoding peroxidase 65-like, with the protein MALAFPLPIILLLFLSIPLSESRLSLDYYKKSCPGFDDIIRDVVSSKQSTTPTTAAATLRVFFHDCMVEGCDASVLVASNSFNLAERDADLNKNLPGDAFDVVMKAKLALEVKCPKIVSCADILAQVTRDLVIMVGGPFYDVRLGRKDGLISKAANVPGNLPTTNMTMDQMIQFFKMKGFEVKEMVALMGGHTIGFSHCKEFAARLYHYSKTTPTDPGLNPKFAEALKKFCSNYTKDPTMSAFNDVLSPGKFDNMYYQNLPRGLGLLRSDHILNQDSRTRPFVEQYAANQKLFYDDFSHAMEKLSVRQIKTGKKGEVRSRCDQFNSIKV; encoded by the coding sequence ATGGCTTTAGCTTTCCCTCTTCCTATTATTCTCCTCCTCTTCCTCTCCATTCCGCTTTCCGAATCTCGTTTGTCTcttgattattataaaaaatcatgTCCAGGATTCGACGATATCATTCGCGACGTCGTCTCCAGCAAACAAAGCACCACTCCGACCACCGCAGCTGCAACTTTACGTGTATTTTTCCATGACTGTATGGTAGAAGGCTGTGATGCATCTGTTCTTGTTGCGTCAAACTCCTTCAACTTAGCTGAACGCGACGCTGATCTCAACAAAAACCTTCCAGGAGATGCTTTCGACGTTGTTATGAAAGCTAAGCTTGCTCTGGAGGTTAAATGCCCTAAAATTGTTTCCTGCGCTGACATTCTTGCCCAGGTCACCCGCGACCTTGTTATCATGGTCGGCGGACCGTTCTACGACGTCCGTCTGGGACGCAAAGACGGGCTTATCTCGAAAGCAGCCAACGTTCCCGGGAACCTTCCAACGACGAACATGACAATGGACCAGATGATCCAGTTCTTTAAAATGAAAGGGTTCGAAGTTAAAGAAATGGTGGCGTTAATGGGAGGTCACACTATCGGATTTTCTCACTGCAAGGAGTTTGCCGCCAGGCTTTATCATTACAGCAAGACTACACCGACAGATCCCGGATTGAACCCGAAATTCGCAGAAGCTTTGAAAAAATTCTGCTCTAATTACACAAAGGATCCAACCATGTCAGCATTCAATGATGTTCTTTCACCAGGAAAGTTTGATAACATGTATTATCAGAATTTACCTAGAGGATTAGGGCTATTGAGGAGTGATCATATTCTGAATCAAGATTCAAGAACAAGGCCTTTTGTTGAACAATATGCTGCGAATCAGAAATTGTTCTACGACGATTTCAGTCATGCAATGGAAAAACTCAGTGTTCGTCAGATCAAGACCGGGAAAAAAGGAGAGGTCAGGAGCAGGTGTGATCAGTTCAATTCTATTAAGGTTTAG
- the LOC126675132 gene encoding putative DNA glycosylase At3g47830 isoform X2, which translates to MQKRDRKRKLKSTKPETKPKKSAKINNANIIIKQDPYPTHPRPTPEECRAIRDSLLAFHGFPQEFAKYRKHRLNLLPHELAVDDDGAKSEPLDNAKAESVLDGLVKTVLSQNTTEVNSQRAFDNLKSDFPTWEHVLAAELKCIENAIRCGGLAPTKASCIKNMLNCLMEKNGKLCLEYLRDMSVDEIKSELSHFKGIGPKTVACVLMFHLQQDDFPVDTHVFEIAKTLGWVPQAADRNKTYLHLNQRIPNELKFDLNCLLYTHVAVEREGKSLGSL; encoded by the exons ATGCAAAAAAGGGACAGAAAAAGAAAGCTAAAATCAACCAAAcctgaaaccaaaccaaaaaaatcagCCAAAATCAACAATGCCAACATCATAATCAAACAAGACCCGTACCCAACTCACCCACGACCCACACCCGAAGAATGCAGAGCTATACGAGACTCTCTCTTGGCTTTTCATGGCTTCCCTCAAGAGTTTGCTAAGTATCGCAAACACAGACTTAATTTACTTCCACATGAACTTGCTGTCGATGATGATGGTGCTAAATCAGAGCCGTTGGATAATGCAAAAGCAGAAAGCGTTTTGGACGGTCTGGTTAAAACTGTGCTGTCACAGAACACTACTGAGGTTAATTCCCAAAGGgcttttgataatttaaaatctGATTTTCCTACTTGGGAACAT GTACTGGCAGCTGAATTGAAATGCATTGAGAATGCTATAAGATGTGGAGGTTTAGCTCCTACAAAGGCTTCTTGCATTAAGAACATGCTGAATTGTTTGATGGAGAAAAATGGTAAACTTTGTTTGGAGTATCTTCGAGATATGTCAGTTGATGAAATTAAATCTGAGCTTTCTCATTTCAAAGGAATTGGGCCGAAAAcg GTAGCTTGTGTTTTGATGTTCCATCTTCAGCAAGATGATTTCCCAGTGGACACCCAT GTTTTTGAGATTGCAAAGACCTTAGGTTGGGTTCCTCAAGCGGCAGACAGGAATAAGACATACCTTCATCTCAACCAACGAATTCCAAATGAGCTCAAATTCGACTTGAATTGTCTTCTATACACACATG TAGCAGTAGAAAGGGAGGGAAAATCTCTTGGTTCTTTATGA
- the LOC126675132 gene encoding putative DNA glycosylase At3g47830 isoform X4: MQKRDRKRKLKSTKPETKPKKSAKINNANIIIKQDPYPTHPRPTPEECRAIRDSLLAFHGFPQEFAKYRKHRLNLLPHELAVDDDGAKSEPLDNAKAESVLDGLVKTVLSQNTTEVNSQRAFDNLKSDFPTWEHVLAAELKCIENAIRCGGLAPTKASCIKNMLNCLMEKNGKLCLEYLRDMSVDEIKSELSHFKGIGPKTVACVLMFHLQQDDFPVDTHVFEIAKTLGWVPQAADRNKTYLHLNQRIPNELKFDLNCLLYTHVEREGKSLGSL, translated from the exons ATGCAAAAAAGGGACAGAAAAAGAAAGCTAAAATCAACCAAAcctgaaaccaaaccaaaaaaatcagCCAAAATCAACAATGCCAACATCATAATCAAACAAGACCCGTACCCAACTCACCCACGACCCACACCCGAAGAATGCAGAGCTATACGAGACTCTCTCTTGGCTTTTCATGGCTTCCCTCAAGAGTTTGCTAAGTATCGCAAACACAGACTTAATTTACTTCCACATGAACTTGCTGTCGATGATGATGGTGCTAAATCAGAGCCGTTGGATAATGCAAAAGCAGAAAGCGTTTTGGACGGTCTGGTTAAAACTGTGCTGTCACAGAACACTACTGAGGTTAATTCCCAAAGGgcttttgataatttaaaatctGATTTTCCTACTTGGGAACAT GTACTGGCAGCTGAATTGAAATGCATTGAGAATGCTATAAGATGTGGAGGTTTAGCTCCTACAAAGGCTTCTTGCATTAAGAACATGCTGAATTGTTTGATGGAGAAAAATGGTAAACTTTGTTTGGAGTATCTTCGAGATATGTCAGTTGATGAAATTAAATCTGAGCTTTCTCATTTCAAAGGAATTGGGCCGAAAAcg GTAGCTTGTGTTTTGATGTTCCATCTTCAGCAAGATGATTTCCCAGTGGACACCCAT GTTTTTGAGATTGCAAAGACCTTAGGTTGGGTTCCTCAAGCGGCAGACAGGAATAAGACATACCTTCATCTCAACCAACGAATTCCAAATGAGCTCAAATTCGACTTGAATTGTCTTCTATACACACATG TAGAAAGGGAGGGAAAATCTCTTGGTTCTTTATGA
- the LOC126675132 gene encoding putative DNA glycosylase At3g47830 isoform X3 — MQKRDRKRKLKSTKPETKPKKSAKINNANIIIKQDPYPTHPRPTPEECRAIRDSLLAFHGFPQEFAKYRKHRLNLLPHELAVDDDGAKSEPLDNAKAESVLDGLVKTVLSQNTTEVNSQRAFDNLKSDFPTWEHVLAAELKCIENAIRCGGLAPTKASCIKNMLNCLMEKNGKLCLEYLRDMSVDEIKSELSHFKGIGPKTVACVLMFHLQQDDFPVDTHVFEIAKTLGWVPQAADRNKTYLHLNQRIPNELKFDLNCLLYTHAVEREGKSLGSL, encoded by the exons ATGCAAAAAAGGGACAGAAAAAGAAAGCTAAAATCAACCAAAcctgaaaccaaaccaaaaaaatcagCCAAAATCAACAATGCCAACATCATAATCAAACAAGACCCGTACCCAACTCACCCACGACCCACACCCGAAGAATGCAGAGCTATACGAGACTCTCTCTTGGCTTTTCATGGCTTCCCTCAAGAGTTTGCTAAGTATCGCAAACACAGACTTAATTTACTTCCACATGAACTTGCTGTCGATGATGATGGTGCTAAATCAGAGCCGTTGGATAATGCAAAAGCAGAAAGCGTTTTGGACGGTCTGGTTAAAACTGTGCTGTCACAGAACACTACTGAGGTTAATTCCCAAAGGgcttttgataatttaaaatctGATTTTCCTACTTGGGAACAT GTACTGGCAGCTGAATTGAAATGCATTGAGAATGCTATAAGATGTGGAGGTTTAGCTCCTACAAAGGCTTCTTGCATTAAGAACATGCTGAATTGTTTGATGGAGAAAAATGGTAAACTTTGTTTGGAGTATCTTCGAGATATGTCAGTTGATGAAATTAAATCTGAGCTTTCTCATTTCAAAGGAATTGGGCCGAAAAcg GTAGCTTGTGTTTTGATGTTCCATCTTCAGCAAGATGATTTCCCAGTGGACACCCAT GTTTTTGAGATTGCAAAGACCTTAGGTTGGGTTCCTCAAGCGGCAGACAGGAATAAGACATACCTTCATCTCAACCAACGAATTCCAAATGAGCTCAAATTCGACTTGAATTGTCTTCTATACACACATG CAGTAGAAAGGGAGGGAAAATCTCTTGGTTCTTTATGA
- the LOC126675132 gene encoding putative DNA glycosylase At3g47830 isoform X1 has protein sequence MQKRDRKRKLKSTKPETKPKKSAKINNANIIIKQDPYPTHPRPTPEECRAIRDSLLAFHGFPQEFAKYRKHRLNLLPHELAVDDDGAKSEPLDNAKAESVLDGLVKTVLSQNTTEVNSQRAFDNLKSDFPTWEHVLAAELKCIENAIRCGGLAPTKASCIKNMLNCLMEKNGKLCLEYLRDMSVDEIKSELSHFKGIGPKTVACVLMFHLQQDDFPVDTHVFEIAKTLGWVPQAADRNKTYLHLNQRIPNELKFDLNCLLYTHGKLCRKCITKGSNQSGKESHDDSCPLLNYCRNFNIKTSDELN, from the exons ATGCAAAAAAGGGACAGAAAAAGAAAGCTAAAATCAACCAAAcctgaaaccaaaccaaaaaaatcagCCAAAATCAACAATGCCAACATCATAATCAAACAAGACCCGTACCCAACTCACCCACGACCCACACCCGAAGAATGCAGAGCTATACGAGACTCTCTCTTGGCTTTTCATGGCTTCCCTCAAGAGTTTGCTAAGTATCGCAAACACAGACTTAATTTACTTCCACATGAACTTGCTGTCGATGATGATGGTGCTAAATCAGAGCCGTTGGATAATGCAAAAGCAGAAAGCGTTTTGGACGGTCTGGTTAAAACTGTGCTGTCACAGAACACTACTGAGGTTAATTCCCAAAGGgcttttgataatttaaaatctGATTTTCCTACTTGGGAACAT GTACTGGCAGCTGAATTGAAATGCATTGAGAATGCTATAAGATGTGGAGGTTTAGCTCCTACAAAGGCTTCTTGCATTAAGAACATGCTGAATTGTTTGATGGAGAAAAATGGTAAACTTTGTTTGGAGTATCTTCGAGATATGTCAGTTGATGAAATTAAATCTGAGCTTTCTCATTTCAAAGGAATTGGGCCGAAAAcg GTAGCTTGTGTTTTGATGTTCCATCTTCAGCAAGATGATTTCCCAGTGGACACCCAT GTTTTTGAGATTGCAAAGACCTTAGGTTGGGTTCCTCAAGCGGCAGACAGGAATAAGACATACCTTCATCTCAACCAACGAATTCCAAATGAGCTCAAATTCGACTTGAATTGTCTTCTATACACACATGGTAAGCTTTGCCGTAAATGTATTACGAAAGGGAGCAACCAAAGTGGAAAGGAATCCCATGATGATTCCTGCCCTTTATTAAATTACTGCCGTAACTTCAATATTAAAACTAGTGATgaattaaattaa
- the LOC126674996 gene encoding G-type lectin S-receptor-like serine/threonine-protein kinase CES101 — translation MTCKRILLRRLWLVTLFFLFISSCSLTNDTLYQGHVLTARDRLVSENGRFTLGFSGSYLVLNYTATNQSMLIDHPLWLANSEDPVLEHFGVLTLDNGTGALKVVQNDTKQIKTLYAGSGSSRANNVTAILQNNGNFVLKEVNSGAILWQSFDDPTDTLLPGMKLGVNKRTGKKWLLRSWLNEYNPIPGGFTLEWDPIQRQIIVKRAGVEFWSSGVLTPDSRFDNFILLDSFNQNYNFTHISDEEEDYIFYTLISEELTPIDRRTYSRWFLDDLGNIQEDAGRPFTLSSEVCDGNSTEMGCKKWQFGPECRGDGDKFAVLAGSFRSMLKEYENLSFIDCQNLCWHNCDCTGFRFDSNSINFSYCALNDGPFYNQNLRAGELNRYIIIPGPPNKVDRTWIWIVTSIVIALIAAFMSTWLYLRWRRLKLEEKFLKELMTDDRARDIDELQNNGNRGYNLQIYDAATISAATNSFSSGNKLGEGGFGPVYKGRLSKGQEIAVKRLSSESGQGLVEFKNELILIAKLQHMNLVRLLGFCIQGEDKMLVYEYMPNKSLDFFIFGDESRREMLDWSKRLNIIDGIAQGLVYLHKYSRLRIVHRDLKASNILLDKDMVPKISDFGLARYFRQNEFEANTCTLVGTRGYMSPEYLMDGVFSVKSDVYSFGVLLLEIISGKKNHNTYHHDRPLNLVGYAWELWKDNCLLEILDPSLRNSASKDQVRRCINIGLLCVEQSPLDRPIMSDVLSMLTRDVQQLPTPKQPAFYIGEHVAAINQSERDMKFQSINYLSISGMDGR, via the exons ATGACTTGCAAAAGAATCCTCCTCCGTCGTCTATGGCTTGTGACCTTGTTCTTCTTGTTTATCTCCTCCTGCTCTTTAACTAACGATACACTTTACCAAGGCCATGTGCTTACTGCAAGAGATCGCCTTGTTTCCGAAAACGGGCGCTTCACTTTAGGTTTCTCGGGCAGTTACTTGGTTTTGAACTACACAGCTACTAATCAGAGCATGCTTATTGATCACCCTCTCTGGTTAGCCAACAGCGAAGACCCTGTTCTTGAACATTTTGGAGTTCTTACGCTTGATAATGGAACTGGAGCTTTGAAAGTTGTCCAGAATGACACGAAACAGATTAAAACATTATACGCGGGATCAGGGTCATCCAGGGCAAACAACGTAACAGCCATCCTGCAAAACAATGGAAATTTTGTGTTGAAAGAAGTCAATTCCGGAGCGATATTGTGGCAAAGTTTTGATGATCCGACGGATACGCTTTTGCCGGGAATGAAATTGGGTGTGAACAAAAGGACAGGAAAGAAATGGTTACTTAGGTCATGGCTAAATGAATATAATCCAATACCTGGGGGTTTCACCCTGGAATGGGACCCTATTCAACGCCAGATTATTGTGAAGAGAGCAGGAGTTGAATTTTGGAGCAGTGGGGTATTGACACCTGATAGCAGGTTTGATAACTTTATTCTTTTAGATTCTTTCAATCAAAACTATAATTTCACTCATATATCGGATGAGGAAGAGGATTACATCTTTTATACACTCATTTCCGAAGAACTGACACCTATAGACCGAAGAACTTATTCGAGGTGGTTTCTTGATGACTTGGGGAACATACAAGAAGATGCAGGAAGACCTTTCACTTTAAGTTCTGAAGTCTGTGATGGAAATAGCACGGAGATGGGGTGCAAGAAATGGCAATTTGGGCCGGAGTGCCGTGGAGATGGGGATAAATTTGCCGTATTAGCTGGTAGTTTTAGATCTATGCTGAAAGAATATGAGAATCTCAGCTTCATTGATTGCCAAAACTTATGTTGGCATAATTGTGACTGTACTGGATTCAGGTTCGACTCAAATAGTATTAATTTTAGCTATTGCGCCCTGAATGATGGGCCTTTCTATAACCAAAATTTAAGAGCAGGAGAACTAAACCGCTATATTATCATTCCCGGGCCTCCAAATAAAG TGGACAGGACATGGATATGGATAGTAACGAGTATAGTGATCGCTCTAATTGCAGCGTTCATGTCCACTTGGCTGTACTTGAGATGGAGGAGACTGAAATTAGAAG AGAAGTTTCTGAAAGAGCTGATGACTGATGATAGAGCAAGGGATATAGATGAGCTTCAGAACAATGGAAACAGAGGCTACAATCTACAAATCTATGATGCTGCAACGATCTCTGCTGCTACTAACAGTTTCTCTTCGGGCAACAAACTTGGAGAAGGTGGTTTTGGACCTGTCTACAAG GGAAGATTAAGCAAAGGACAAGAAATAGCAGTAAAGAGGCTGTCAAGTGAATCAGGACAAGGACTAGTGGAATTCAAAAATGAGCTCATACTCATTGCTAAATTGCAGCATATGAATCTTGTAAGACTTCTAGGTTTCTGCATCCAAGGGGAAGACAAAATGTTGGTGTACGAGTATATGCCTAAtaaaagcttggattttttcatcTTCGGAG ACGAATCAAGGAGAGAAATGTTGGATTGGAGCAAGAGATTGAACATCATTGATGGCATAGCTCAAGGTCTGGTTTACCTCCATAAGTATTCAAGGTTGAGAATTGTCCATAGAGATCTCAAAGCAAGTAACATCTTACTTGACAAAGACATGGTCCCAAAAATATCTGATTTTGGTCTCGCAAGATACTTCAgacaaaatgaatttgaagCAAATACATGTACACTTGTTGGAACCCG TGGCTACATGTCTCCAGAATATCTCATGGATGGAGTCTTCTCTGTAAAGTCTGATGTTTACAGTTTTGGAGTGTTATTGTTAGAGATCATAAGTGGGAAGAAAAATCACAATACATATCACCATGACCGTCCGCTCAACCTTGTGGGTTAT GCATGGGAATTATGGAAAGACAACTGTTTACTGGAAATACTTGACCCGAGTTTAAGAAATTCAGCTTCTAAAGATCAAGTTCGGAGATGTATTAATATAGGGCTGCTATGTGTGGAGCAGAGTCCGTTAGACCGACCCATCATGTCAGATGTTTTGTCCATGTTAACAAGGGATGTTCAACAATTGCCAACACCGAAACAGCCAGCATTTTACATAGGAGAACACGTTGCTGCAATCAACCAAAGCGAAAGAGACATGAAATTCCAATCAATTAATTACTTGTCGATTTCTGGTATGGATGGAAGATGA
- the LOC126674865 gene encoding alpha-mannosidase I MNS5 — MSSRKSGTWLLLILVIFPIFFEPSVSLLNSRCEAKKRQMREKVRKMFYHAYENYMTYAFPHDELKPISKSHTDSLSELGNLKLEHLPQDYNGSALTLIESLSSLFILGNYTEFERAVLWLSDNLTFDVDARVNLFECNIRVLGGLVSAHLLATDFSNRLFQGSYNNQLLVLAEDLGRRFLPAFATPTGLPYAWINLKYGVIENETTETSTSGCGSLILEMGALSRLTGDPRYEAAALRALRKLWSMRSSLNLLGTTLDVRTGEWIEYSSGIGAGVDSFYEYLYKAHILFGKEDFWRMFHYAYLGVQKYFKHGPWYHEADMRTGTATYWQLTSLQAFWPGLQVLVGDISAANSSHREFFYVWNKFGVLPERYLLDLQMIHPTERYYPLRPEFAESTFYLYQATKDPWYIQVGESIVNALELYTKVEGGFASIKDVTTMQQEDHQHSFFLAETCKYLYLLFDDSFVADRNYIFTTEGHPLPVSSAWHERLPETYIPSNWTYVKSGREAKRASAMSLQVCPAMSLSDGEQRIESACHIPDTHSDHRCYSDEECGVESTNCRRRSCSMAGYCGLWLFI, encoded by the exons ATGTCGAGTCGAAAATCTGGGACATGGCTCTTGCTGATACTTGTGATATTTCCAATCTTCTTTGAACCATCAGTGTCCCTTCTTAACTCTCGCTGTGAAGCTAAGAAGAGACAAATGCGGGAGAAAGTTCGAAAAAT GTTCTATCATGCCTATGAAAACTATATGACATATGCATTTCCG CATGATGAGCTAAAGCCGATCTCGAAATCTCATACCGACTCGCTTAGTGAGCTTGGAAACTTAAAG CTTGAGCACTTGCCACAAGACTACAATGGATCTGCCCTTACACTCATTGAATCATTGTCCAG CCTTTTTATTTTGGGCAACTACACGGAGTTTGAAAGGGCAGTCTTGTGGCTTTCTGATAACCTAACATTTGATGTTGATGCTAGGGTAAACCTATTTGAG TGCAACATAAGAGTTCTTGGAGGACTTGTATCAGCTCATCTTCTTGCAACTGACTTTTCGAACAGGTTGTTTCAAGGATCTTATAATAATCAGCTGCTTGTTCTGGCTGAAGATTTAGGGCGACGCTTCTTACCTGCATTCGCTACACCTACTGGATTGCCATATGCCTGGATTAACTTAAAG TATGGAGTCATAGAGAATGAAACAACTGAAACAAGCACTTCAGGCTGTG GTTCTCTAATTCTTGAAATGGGAGCATTATCACGATTAACCGGTGACCCTAGATATGAAGCTGCAGCTTTACGTGCTCTTCGGAAGTTATGGAGCATGCGCAGTTCATTAAACTTATTAGGAACAACATTGGATGTCAGAACTGGGGAGTGGATTGAGTATTCGTCTGGGATTGGAGCTG GGGTTGATTCATTCTATGAGTACTTATATAAGGCTCACATTCTGTTTGGGAAGGAGGATTTTTGGAGGATGTTTCATTATGCTTATCTCGGTGTgcagaaatattttaaacacgGCCCATG GTACCATGAAGCAGATATGAGAACTGGGACAGCAACTTACTGGCAACTGACAAGCCTTCAAGCGTTTTGGCCAGGTTTGCAG GTTCTGGTTGGTGATATTTCAGCTGCCAATTCGTCACACCGTGAATTTTTTTATGTGTGGAATAAGTTTGGAGTGCTGCCAGAAAG GTATTTGCTGGACCTTCAAATGATACATCCTACGGAGAGGTATTATCCATTGCGGCCTGAATTTGCAGAATCCACTTTCTACTTATATCAAGCAACTAAAG ATCCATGGTATATACAAGTGGGTGAATCAATTGTTAATGCTCTTGAATTATACACCAAGGTGGAAGGAGGTTTTGCCAGCATTAAAGATGTGACAACTATGCAACAGGAAGATCATCAGCATAGTTTCTTTCTTGCTGAAAC GTGCAAGTATTTGTATCTTCTCTTTGATGATTCATTTGTGGCTGATCGGAATTACATATTTACAACTGAAGGTCATCCTCTGCCAGTCTCAAGTGCTTGGCATGAAAGGCTTCCAGAGACATATATACCTTCGAACTGGACTTATGTCAAG AGTGGACGGGAAGCGAAACGAGCAAGTGCAATGTCATTGCAAGTCTGTCCAGCAATGAGTTTAAGCGATGGTGAGCAACGGATTGAGAGTGCTTGTCACATCCCTGACACTCATAGTGATCACAGGTGTTACTCTGATGAGGAATGCGGAGTTGAATCCACTAATTGTAGAAGAAGATCGTGCAGCATGGCCGGCTACTGCGGGCTATGGTTGTTTATATGA